One Papio anubis isolate 15944 chromosome 9, Panubis1.0, whole genome shotgun sequence genomic window carries:
- the TESPA1 gene encoding protein TESPA1 isoform X1 — MEDSVLSPTSWEKRRAWLRQSRNWQTQVLEEEAAAALQDVPDPEPSSLDDVFQEGNPINKIEDWLQDCGYSEEGLSEEAGQFIYSGFCSHGTSFEDDLTLGAEATLLAANGKLFSRSFLETARPFQLLDLGCSLASSSMTAGTNKTSSSISEILDKVQEDAEDVLFSLGFCQEDHKDTSRIPARFFTTPSQAKGIDFQLFLKSQVRRIEMEDPCLMLASRFKQVQTLAVTADAFFCLYSYVSKTPVQKFTPSHMFWNCNHPTDVPSIRIVSREPEPHSPRDRLRKAISKMCLYTCPRDRPPPPHNTPRKNSLDQVVLEVMDKVKEEKQVLQQDSDLGQFSQEDPVPPVEGEKLPTSPYPFVLCCKEETQQGMSTVLAPSQTLDSNPKVPCCTHSLPIEDPQWSTDPAQIRRELCSLPATNTETHPAKDETFWKRKSRARKSLFQKNLMGRKVKSLDLSITQEKWKQSVDRPELRRSLSQQPQDTFDLEEVQSNSEEEESQSRWPSRQRHPPHHQTFAGKDS; from the exons ATGGAGGACTCTGTGCTGAGCCCCACATCCTGGGAGAAACGGCGGGCCTGGCTCCGTCAGAGCCGTAACTGGCAGACCCAGGTCCTAGAAGAGGAGGCTGCCGCCGCCCTGCAGGATGTCCCAGATCCTGAgccttccagcctggatgacgttTTCCAAGAAG GGAATCcaatcaataaaattgaagacTGGCTGCAGGATTGTGG ATACTCCGAAGAAGGACTTTCTGAGGAAGCAGGACAGTTTATCTACAGTG GCTTCTGCAGCCATGGGACCAGCTTTGAAGATGACTTGACCCTGGGAGCAGAGG CCACACTACTGGCCGCCAATGGCAAACTCTTCTCCAG GAGTTTCCTCGAGACAGCCAGGCCTTTCCAGCTACTTGATCTTGGCTGTAGTTTGGCTTCCAGCAGCATGACTGCAGGGACCAACAAGACTAGTTCAAG CATCTCAGAGATTCTCGACAAAGTGCAAGAAGATGCAGAAGATGTCCTCTTCAGTCTGGGCTTTTGCCAAGAGGATCACAAAGACACTTCTCGGATACCCGCCCGATTTTTCACCACCCCCTCTCAGGCCAAGGGCATTGATTTCCAGCTCTTCCTGAAGTCCCAGGTGCGGAGGATTGAAATGGAAGACCCCTGCCTCATGCTGGCCA GCAGGTTTAAGCAGGTGCAAACACTGGCTGTCACAGCTGATGCCTTCTTCTGTCTCTACTCCTACGTGTCTAAGACACCCGTCCAAAAGTTCACACCATCCCACATGTTCTGGAATTGCAACCATCCAACTGATGTGCCATCCATCAGGATTGTGTCCCGAGAGCCTGAACCCCACTCACCCAGAGACCGCCTTCGGAAAGCCATCTCTAAGATGTGTCTGTACACATGCCCCCGAGATcggccaccaccaccccacaacACCCCCAGAAAGAACAGTTTGGACCAAGTTGTGTTGGAAGTGATGGACAAAGTGAAAGAAGAGAAGCAGGTCCTCCAGCAAGACTCTGATTTGGGACAATTCTCACAGGAAGATCCTGTGCCCCCTGTTGAGGGTGAAAAGCTGCCCACTTCTCCTTATCCATTTGTCCTCTGCTGCAAAGAGGAAACACAGCAGGGGATGTCCACAGTGCTAGCACCATCGCAAACTCTGGATTCGAACCCCAAGGTACCCTGTTGCACACATTCTCTGCCCATAGAAGATCCACAGTGGAGCACAGACCCCGCTCAGATAAGGAGAGAGCTGTGTAGTCTACCAGCCACCAATACGGAAACCCATCCAGCCAAGGATGAgactttctggaaaagaaagagcAGAGCAAGAAAGAGCCTGTTCCAGAAGAATCTCATGGGCAGGAAGGTTAAGTCCTTGGACCTGTCCATCACCCAGGAGAAATGGAAGCAGAGTGTAGACAGACCAGAACTGCGTCGGTCTTTAAGCCAGCAGCCACAGGACACTTTTGACTTGGAGGAG GTACAAAGCAACAGTGAAGAGGAGGAGAGTCAGAGTCGCTGGCCCAGCAGACAGAGGCACCCGCCCCACCACCAGACTTTTGCTGGCAAAGACTCCTGA
- the TESPA1 gene encoding protein TESPA1 isoform X2, translating to MTAGTNKTSSSISEILDKVQEDAEDVLFSLGFCQEDHKDTSRIPARFFTTPSQAKGIDFQLFLKSQVRRIEMEDPCLMLASRFKQVQTLAVTADAFFCLYSYVSKTPVQKFTPSHMFWNCNHPTDVPSIRIVSREPEPHSPRDRLRKAISKMCLYTCPRDRPPPPHNTPRKNSLDQVVLEVMDKVKEEKQVLQQDSDLGQFSQEDPVPPVEGEKLPTSPYPFVLCCKEETQQGMSTVLAPSQTLDSNPKVPCCTHSLPIEDPQWSTDPAQIRRELCSLPATNTETHPAKDETFWKRKSRARKSLFQKNLMGRKVKSLDLSITQEKWKQSVDRPELRRSLSQQPQDTFDLEEVQSNSEEEESQSRWPSRQRHPPHHQTFAGKDS from the exons ATGACTGCAGGGACCAACAAGACTAGTTCAAG CATCTCAGAGATTCTCGACAAAGTGCAAGAAGATGCAGAAGATGTCCTCTTCAGTCTGGGCTTTTGCCAAGAGGATCACAAAGACACTTCTCGGATACCCGCCCGATTTTTCACCACCCCCTCTCAGGCCAAGGGCATTGATTTCCAGCTCTTCCTGAAGTCCCAGGTGCGGAGGATTGAAATGGAAGACCCCTGCCTCATGCTGGCCA GCAGGTTTAAGCAGGTGCAAACACTGGCTGTCACAGCTGATGCCTTCTTCTGTCTCTACTCCTACGTGTCTAAGACACCCGTCCAAAAGTTCACACCATCCCACATGTTCTGGAATTGCAACCATCCAACTGATGTGCCATCCATCAGGATTGTGTCCCGAGAGCCTGAACCCCACTCACCCAGAGACCGCCTTCGGAAAGCCATCTCTAAGATGTGTCTGTACACATGCCCCCGAGATcggccaccaccaccccacaacACCCCCAGAAAGAACAGTTTGGACCAAGTTGTGTTGGAAGTGATGGACAAAGTGAAAGAAGAGAAGCAGGTCCTCCAGCAAGACTCTGATTTGGGACAATTCTCACAGGAAGATCCTGTGCCCCCTGTTGAGGGTGAAAAGCTGCCCACTTCTCCTTATCCATTTGTCCTCTGCTGCAAAGAGGAAACACAGCAGGGGATGTCCACAGTGCTAGCACCATCGCAAACTCTGGATTCGAACCCCAAGGTACCCTGTTGCACACATTCTCTGCCCATAGAAGATCCACAGTGGAGCACAGACCCCGCTCAGATAAGGAGAGAGCTGTGTAGTCTACCAGCCACCAATACGGAAACCCATCCAGCCAAGGATGAgactttctggaaaagaaagagcAGAGCAAGAAAGAGCCTGTTCCAGAAGAATCTCATGGGCAGGAAGGTTAAGTCCTTGGACCTGTCCATCACCCAGGAGAAATGGAAGCAGAGTGTAGACAGACCAGAACTGCGTCGGTCTTTAAGCCAGCAGCCACAGGACACTTTTGACTTGGAGGAG GTACAAAGCAACAGTGAAGAGGAGGAGAGTCAGAGTCGCTGGCCCAGCAGACAGAGGCACCCGCCCCACCACCAGACTTTTGCTGGCAAAGACTCCTGA